A genome region from Streptomyces sp. NBC_01296 includes the following:
- a CDS encoding GcvT family protein, which produces MAGPRVVIIGAGVVGAALADELSSLGWTGITVVDQGPLPATGGSSSHAPGLVFQANPSKTMTELARYTVEKLRTLDVDGQPCFLQVGGLELATTPERLTDLRRRHGWLTSWGVEGRLVDPDACVALHPLVNRERVLGGLLVPTDGLANAVLAVEAQLRAARARGVRLLERHEVLDIRTEADDTTGADRVTAVVTDRGEIPADIVVCCAGIWGPKVARMAGMSLPLTPLAHQLAWTGPVPALAGQTEEAVRPILRHQDADLYYRERHDRLGIGFYGHRPMPISADDIAPLDSSEQMPSVLRFTADDFADAWTETRSLLPATRDAKVEEGINGLFSFTTDGMPLLGESPDVKGFWVAEAVWVTHSAGVGRAMAEWLVDGHCSSFDLHACDVNRFEPHQLAPAYVLARDCQNFVEVYDILHPLEPAGAPRPLRTSPFHVRERELGAFFLEASGWERPQWYAANEPLLDRWDIPVPGDWAARMWSPIVGAEALTTRESVALYDMSALKRLEVSGRGAAAFLQRLTTSDVDKSVGSVTYTLMLAEDGGIRSDITVARLARHRFQIGANGNLDLDWLTRHLPSDGSVVVRDITAGTCCIGLWGPKAREVLQPLSDADFSNEGLRYFRARSAHIGAVPVTALRLSYVGELGWELYTSADMGLKLWDTLWEAAQPYGGIAAGRGAFNSLRLEKGYRSFGTDMGHEHDPYEAGLGFAVKPGKGDFIGRAALERRAADVRRRLTCLTIDDPRSVVMGKEPVYDGDRPVGYVTSAAYGHTIGKGIAYAWLPAELATPGRALDIGYFDLRIAAVVAEEPLFDPGMRRLRGLPGDAR; this is translated from the coding sequence ATGGCGGGACCGCGCGTGGTCATCATCGGAGCGGGGGTCGTGGGCGCAGCGCTGGCCGACGAACTGTCCTCGCTCGGCTGGACCGGGATCACCGTCGTCGACCAAGGGCCGCTTCCCGCCACCGGCGGCTCCTCCTCCCACGCCCCCGGCCTCGTCTTCCAGGCCAACCCCTCCAAGACCATGACCGAACTGGCCCGCTACACCGTCGAGAAGCTCCGCACCCTCGACGTCGACGGGCAGCCCTGCTTCCTCCAGGTCGGCGGGCTCGAACTCGCCACCACCCCGGAGCGCCTCACCGACCTGCGGCGCCGGCACGGCTGGCTCACCTCCTGGGGCGTCGAAGGCCGGCTCGTGGACCCGGACGCATGCGTGGCGCTGCACCCCCTGGTGAACCGTGAGCGGGTGCTCGGCGGACTCCTGGTCCCCACCGACGGCCTCGCCAACGCGGTGCTCGCCGTGGAGGCGCAGCTCCGGGCCGCCCGCGCCCGGGGCGTACGCCTCCTGGAGCGCCACGAGGTCCTGGACATCCGTACCGAGGCCGACGACACCACCGGCGCCGACCGCGTCACCGCCGTGGTCACGGACCGCGGTGAGATCCCCGCCGACATCGTCGTGTGCTGCGCCGGCATCTGGGGCCCCAAGGTCGCCCGCATGGCCGGGATGAGCCTGCCGCTGACCCCCCTCGCCCACCAGCTGGCATGGACCGGCCCCGTCCCCGCCCTCGCCGGACAGACCGAGGAGGCGGTCCGCCCCATCCTGCGCCACCAGGACGCCGACCTCTACTACCGCGAACGCCACGACCGGCTCGGCATCGGCTTCTACGGACACCGCCCGATGCCGATCTCCGCCGACGACATCGCCCCCCTGGACTCTTCGGAGCAGATGCCCTCCGTACTGCGGTTCACGGCCGACGATTTCGCCGACGCCTGGACCGAGACCCGGTCCCTGCTGCCGGCCACCCGGGACGCCAAGGTCGAGGAGGGCATCAATGGGCTCTTCTCCTTCACCACCGACGGAATGCCCCTCCTCGGCGAATCACCCGACGTCAAGGGCTTCTGGGTCGCCGAGGCCGTCTGGGTCACCCACTCCGCAGGCGTCGGCCGCGCCATGGCCGAATGGCTCGTGGACGGCCACTGCTCCTCCTTCGACCTGCACGCATGCGACGTCAACCGCTTCGAGCCGCACCAGCTCGCCCCCGCGTACGTACTCGCCCGCGACTGCCAGAACTTCGTCGAGGTCTACGACATCCTCCACCCGCTCGAGCCCGCCGGCGCGCCCCGTCCGCTGCGCACCAGCCCGTTCCACGTCCGCGAACGCGAGCTCGGCGCCTTCTTCCTGGAGGCCTCCGGCTGGGAACGGCCCCAGTGGTACGCCGCCAACGAGCCCCTCCTGGACCGGTGGGACATCCCGGTCCCGGGCGACTGGGCCGCGCGGATGTGGTCGCCGATCGTCGGCGCCGAGGCCCTGACCACCCGGGAGAGCGTCGCCCTGTACGACATGTCGGCCCTCAAACGGCTGGAGGTGTCCGGCCGCGGAGCCGCGGCCTTCCTGCAGCGCCTGACCACCTCCGACGTCGACAAGTCCGTCGGCTCGGTGACGTACACGCTGATGCTCGCCGAGGACGGGGGCATCCGCAGCGATATCACGGTGGCACGGCTCGCCCGCCACCGCTTCCAGATCGGGGCCAACGGAAACCTCGACCTGGACTGGCTCACCCGCCACCTCCCGTCCGACGGATCCGTCGTCGTACGGGACATCACCGCGGGCACCTGCTGCATCGGCCTGTGGGGGCCGAAGGCGCGCGAAGTGCTCCAGCCGCTCAGCGACGCCGACTTCTCCAACGAGGGCCTGCGCTACTTCCGGGCCCGCAGCGCCCACATCGGGGCCGTCCCCGTCACCGCCCTGCGCCTCAGCTACGTCGGAGAGCTCGGCTGGGAGCTGTACACGAGCGCCGACATGGGGCTGAAGCTGTGGGACACGCTCTGGGAGGCGGCGCAGCCGTACGGCGGCATCGCAGCCGGCCGGGGTGCCTTCAACAGCCTGCGCCTGGAGAAGGGCTACCGCTCCTTCGGCACCGACATGGGGCACGAACACGACCCGTACGAGGCCGGCCTCGGCTTCGCCGTCAAGCCGGGCAAGGGCGATTTCATCGGCCGGGCCGCACTGGAACGGCGCGCCGCCGACGTCCGGCGCCGCCTCACCTGCCTGACCATCGACGACCCGAGGTCCGTCGTCATGGGCAAGGAGCCCGTGTACGACGGGGACCGGCCGGTCGGCTACGTCACCAGCGCCGCGTACGGCCACACCATCGGCAAGGGCATCGCCTACGCCTGGCTGCCCGCGGAGCTCGCCACGCCGGGCCGCGCCCTGGACATCGGCTACTTCGACCTGCGCATCGCGGCCGTCGTTGCCGAGGAGCCGCTGTTCGACCCGGGGATGCGGCGCCTGCGCGGCCTGCCGGGAGACGCCCGATGA
- a CDS encoding sarcosine oxidase subunit beta family protein has product MSPRAPGAELPEHPSWLWRTPEPRRSYDVVIVGGGGHGLATAHYLAKNHGITDVAVLERGWLAGGNMARNTTIIRSNYLWDESAGIYEHALKLWEGLEEDLDYPILFSQRGVLNLAHTLQDVRDGVRRVEANRLNGVDAEWLDPAQVKEVCPIVDTSPDVRYPVMGATYQPRAGIAKHDHVAWGLARAADAAGIDLIQNCEVTGIDVQDGRVTGVRTSLGPIAAGRVALCAAGHSSVLAAMAGFEVPLQSHPLQALVSELLEPVHPTVVMSNAVHVYVSQAHKGELVMGAGIDAYNAYTQRGAFHIIERQMAAALELFPVFARAHVLRTWGGIVDVSPDASPITGLTPVEHLYVNCGWGTGGFKATPGVGWAFAHTIAHDAPHPLAAPFTLERFTTGALVDEHGAAAVAH; this is encoded by the coding sequence ATGAGCCCCCGGGCCCCCGGCGCCGAGCTGCCCGAACATCCCTCCTGGCTGTGGCGCACCCCCGAGCCCAGGCGCAGCTACGACGTGGTCATCGTGGGCGGCGGCGGACACGGCCTGGCCACCGCCCACTACCTGGCGAAGAACCACGGCATCACCGACGTCGCCGTCCTCGAACGCGGCTGGCTCGCCGGCGGCAACATGGCCCGCAACACCACCATCATCCGCTCCAACTACCTCTGGGACGAGAGCGCCGGGATCTACGAGCACGCCCTCAAACTGTGGGAAGGGCTCGAGGAGGACCTCGACTACCCGATCCTGTTCTCCCAGCGCGGCGTGCTGAACCTGGCCCACACCCTCCAGGACGTACGGGACGGCGTACGCCGCGTCGAGGCCAACCGGCTGAACGGCGTGGACGCCGAATGGCTCGACCCCGCGCAGGTCAAGGAGGTCTGCCCGATCGTCGACACCTCCCCGGACGTGCGGTATCCCGTCATGGGCGCCACGTACCAGCCGCGCGCGGGCATCGCCAAGCACGACCACGTCGCTTGGGGCCTCGCCCGCGCGGCCGACGCCGCCGGCATCGACCTCATCCAGAACTGCGAGGTCACCGGCATCGACGTGCAGGACGGCCGGGTCACCGGGGTACGGACCTCGCTCGGCCCGATCGCCGCCGGCCGCGTCGCCCTCTGCGCGGCCGGGCACTCCTCCGTACTGGCCGCGATGGCCGGCTTCGAGGTACCCCTGCAGAGCCACCCGCTGCAAGCGCTGGTCTCCGAGCTGCTGGAGCCCGTACACCCCACCGTCGTGATGTCCAACGCGGTGCACGTGTACGTCAGCCAGGCCCACAAGGGCGAGCTGGTCATGGGCGCCGGCATCGACGCGTACAACGCCTACACGCAGCGCGGCGCGTTCCACATCATCGAACGCCAGATGGCGGCCGCCCTCGAACTCTTCCCCGTCTTCGCCCGCGCGCACGTCCTGCGCACCTGGGGCGGCATCGTCGACGTCAGCCCCGACGCGTCCCCGATCACCGGACTCACCCCGGTGGAGCACCTCTACGTCAACTGCGGCTGGGGTACCGGCGGTTTCAAGGCCACACCCGGAGTCGGCTGGGCCTTCGCGCACACCATCGCCCACGACGCCCCCCACCCGCTGGCCGCCCCCTTCACGCTCGAACGCTTCACCACCGGCGCGCTCGTCGACGAGCACGGCGCGGCCGCGGTGGCCCACTGA
- a CDS encoding sarcosine oxidase subunit gamma, whose translation MADTAARRAGLSPLAPYAERFAAATRASGGALRLAELPFLAQVDVRLDPKGPAADAVGLALGFPLPTQPNTVAHGGEFAALWLGPDEWLVIGPAGTRTQLEARLREAVGDRHTAVTDVSAQRTTLLVGGTRAAELLAHGCSLDLHPRAFGSGRCAQTTLARAQVVLVPCDEHRPGFRVLVRSSFAGYLAAWLLDAASEYIWNSPDPTPARTLPG comes from the coding sequence ATGGCTGACACCGCCGCCCGCCGCGCCGGGCTGAGCCCGCTGGCGCCGTACGCCGAACGCTTCGCCGCCGCCACCCGCGCCTCGGGCGGAGCCCTGCGGCTGGCGGAACTGCCCTTCCTCGCCCAGGTCGACGTACGGCTCGACCCCAAGGGCCCGGCCGCGGACGCCGTGGGACTCGCGCTCGGCTTCCCGCTGCCGACGCAGCCCAACACGGTCGCCCACGGCGGTGAGTTCGCGGCGCTGTGGCTCGGCCCGGACGAATGGCTCGTCATCGGCCCGGCCGGAACCCGGACGCAACTCGAAGCCCGGCTGCGCGAGGCCGTCGGCGACCGGCACACGGCGGTCACCGACGTCTCGGCGCAGCGCACCACCCTGCTCGTCGGCGGAACCAGGGCCGCCGAACTCCTCGCGCACGGCTGCTCCCTCGACCTGCACCCCCGCGCCTTCGGCTCCGGCCGCTGCGCCCAGACCACGTTGGCCAGGGCCCAGGTGGTGCTGGTCCCGTGCGACGAACACCGGCCCGGATTCCGGGTCCTGGTGCGCTCCTCGTTCGCCGGATACCTCGCCGCATGGCTCCTCGACGCGGCATCGGAATACATCTGGAATTCGCCCGACCCGACCCCGGCCCGAACGCTGCCCGGCTAG
- a CDS encoding NPP1 family protein, producing MTLPAIAVADVMPPLPQNADGLEQTFSPAFDYDGDGCYATAAISSSGALNPGRGPGGAVNGHCRDYAQLQNSNTYSREKCNNGWCAVMYAGYFEKDQATLGPAAIGHRHDFEHVVVWIKDNEVQYVSTSQHSGWKWYPRSQVRFDGTHAKVVYHKDGASTHFYRLANGNDEPAENHTGNWFYPRLVGWNGYPAGFRDKLMTADFGSATIKISDGRFGDALNAAKPPIPFDPYA from the coding sequence ATGACCCTTCCGGCCATCGCGGTCGCCGATGTGATGCCGCCCCTGCCGCAGAACGCGGACGGCCTCGAGCAGACCTTCTCGCCCGCCTTCGACTACGACGGGGACGGCTGCTACGCCACTGCCGCCATCAGCAGCAGCGGCGCCCTCAACCCGGGTCGGGGGCCAGGCGGGGCGGTGAACGGGCACTGCCGGGACTACGCGCAACTGCAGAACTCCAACACGTACTCCCGCGAGAAGTGCAACAACGGCTGGTGCGCCGTCATGTACGCCGGCTACTTCGAGAAGGACCAGGCCACCCTCGGCCCCGCGGCCATCGGGCACCGCCACGACTTCGAGCACGTCGTGGTCTGGATCAAGGACAACGAGGTCCAGTACGTGTCGACTTCGCAGCACAGCGGCTGGAAGTGGTACCCCCGCTCACAGGTCCGCTTCGACGGGACGCACGCCAAGGTCGTCTACCACAAGGACGGCGCCTCGACCCACTTCTACCGCCTTGCGAACGGCAACGACGAGCCCGCGGAGAACCACACCGGCAACTGGTTCTACCCGCGCCTCGTCGGCTGGAACGGCTACCCGGCCGGGTTCCGCGACAAGCTGATGACCGCCGACTTCGGCTCCGCCACGATCAAGATCTCCGACGGCCGCTTCGGCGACGCCCTGAACGCCGCCAAGCCCCCCATCCCCTTCGACCCCTACGCATGA
- a CDS encoding CGNR zinc finger domain-containing protein, translating into MHLNPYGEDAVNLAADLANRRPASPEELAERCRAAGLALEGPATRQDLDRVGAALDAWEKVVDAEDEPERAELVNRMLEAATAHPRLTDHAGDGWHLHYRPDRQPLGSLLFSVISVGTALHLAGRGMHRLRRCAVSECATVFADTSRTGRRRYCTQRCANRDAVRRHRGRHA; encoded by the coding sequence GTGCACCTCAACCCTTACGGCGAGGACGCCGTCAACCTCGCTGCGGACCTGGCCAACCGGCGTCCGGCGAGCCCCGAGGAACTCGCGGAGCGCTGCCGCGCAGCCGGCCTGGCCCTGGAGGGACCGGCCACGCGGCAGGATCTGGACCGGGTCGGGGCAGCGCTGGATGCGTGGGAGAAGGTGGTCGACGCCGAAGACGAGCCGGAGCGCGCCGAGCTGGTCAACCGGATGCTGGAGGCGGCGACCGCCCATCCGCGGCTGACCGACCACGCGGGCGACGGCTGGCACCTGCACTACCGCCCCGACCGGCAGCCGCTCGGCTCCCTGCTGTTCTCGGTGATCTCCGTCGGGACGGCGCTGCACCTGGCCGGGCGGGGCATGCACCGGCTGCGGCGGTGCGCCGTGAGCGAGTGCGCCACGGTCTTCGCCGACACCTCCCGCACCGGACGCCGGCGCTACTGCACCCAGCGCTGCGCCAACCGCGACGCGGTACGCCGGCACCGCGGGCGTCATGCGTAG
- a CDS encoding GNAT family N-acetyltransferase, producing the protein MRDHTGVRQATDGDIAELVRLRALLFEDLGGAFFNPASEDGDWRETLAVVLKEQLTADSVQILVVDGDDGLAACAIGTVEQRLPGPHLRNGRIGHVIGVVTDPAHRRRGHSRAIMRALLDWFRERQAARVDLYASTDGEPLYRALGFDDHPDPALCRRP; encoded by the coding sequence ATGAGAGACCACACCGGAGTACGGCAGGCGACGGACGGCGATATCGCGGAACTCGTCCGTCTGCGGGCGCTGTTGTTCGAGGACCTCGGCGGAGCATTCTTCAACCCCGCTTCAGAGGACGGCGATTGGCGCGAGACGCTGGCCGTGGTGCTGAAGGAACAGCTGACGGCGGACTCCGTGCAGATCCTCGTCGTGGACGGCGACGACGGCCTCGCCGCATGCGCCATCGGCACCGTCGAGCAGCGGCTGCCCGGCCCGCACCTGCGCAACGGCCGGATCGGGCACGTGATCGGGGTGGTCACCGATCCGGCCCACCGGCGGCGCGGCCACAGCCGGGCGATCATGCGGGCCCTGCTCGACTGGTTCCGCGAACGTCAGGCCGCCCGCGTGGACCTGTACGCCTCCACCGACGGCGAACCGCTCTACCGCGCGCTCGGCTTCGACGACCACCCGGACCCCGCCCTGTGCCGGCGCCCGTGA